A genome region from Arachis duranensis cultivar V14167 chromosome 6, aradu.V14167.gnm2.J7QH, whole genome shotgun sequence includes the following:
- the LOC107493350 gene encoding protein ALUMINUM SENSITIVE 3 has product MESFFVRNNTFFQREEDTGMDLAWMIEFLKGMVKPVAATAVVGLAVGLSFWQKLGLESEMFVAIVRAFIQLSIIGFVLQFIFNQGNAGWIILAYLFMVSVAGYTAGQRAKHVPSGKYVAGASILTGTSVTMFLLVILNVFPFTPRYIIPVAGMLVGNSMTVTGVTMKRLRDDIKTQINLVETALALGATPRQASHQQLKRTLIIALSPVIDNTKTVGLISLPGAMTGLIMGGASPLEAIQLQIVVMNMMIGASTMSSIMATYLCWPSFFTKAYQLETKVFTD; this is encoded by the exons ATGGAATCTTTCTTTGTTAGGAACAACACATTTTTTCAGCGGGAAGAGGATACGGGCATGGACTTGGCATGGATGATTGAGTTCCTGAAGGGCATGGTGAAGCCGGTGGCGGCAACCGCAGTGGTGGGCCTAGCAGTGGGCTTGTCTTTCTGGCAGAAGCTGGGCCTAGAGTCCGAGATGTTTGTTGCCATTGTGAGGGCGTTTATTCAGCTCTCTATCATTGGCTTTGTTTTGCAGTTCATATTCAATCAGGGTAATGCTGGATGGATCATTCTAGCATACCTTTTCAtg GTATCAGTGGCTGGTTATACAGCGGGGCAGCGAGCGAAACACGTGCCTAGCGGAAAGTATGTGGCGGGTGCTTCCATACTGACCGGAACATCGGTGACCATGTTTTTGCTGGTTATATTGAATGTGTTCCCTTTCACTCCCAGATACATCATACCTGTCGCCGGCATGTTGGTCGGAAACTCTATGACTGTAACCGGAGTTACCATGAAGAGACTTCGTGATGACATTAAGACTCAAATCAACTTG GTTGAGACGGCTTTGGCGCTTGGCGCGACCCCACGACAAGCTTCTCACCAGCAACTGAAGAGGACTCTGATCATAGCACTATCTCCGGTGATAGACAACACAAAAACAGTGGGTTTAATATCTCTTCCCGGAGCAATGACTGGTCTAATCATGGGAGGTGCGTCGCCATTGGAAGCGATTCAGCTGCAGATTGTAGTGATGAACATGATGATTGGTGCATCCACTATGAGCAGCATAATGGCCACTTACCTTTGTTGGCCATCATTCTTCACCAAGGCCTATCAATTGGAGACCAAAGTCTTCACAGATTGA